Within Leptotrichia sp. oral taxon 215 str. W9775, the genomic segment AGGTCTGATTTTTATTATATGTCTCTATATTTTTATTTGTTTAATTAATTATACCACATTTTTTTAATTATTGTAGTTTCTTATCCATATTATTTTATATATTTTATTTATAAAAAAAACACTAAGTATATTTCAAATATATTTTAATTTTATTTAATCAAATTTTTTTAAAATAAAAACACCGCCAATATAATATTGACGGTGTTCCTATTTTTATATTTCCTGAATTAAAGATTATATTTTCAACAGAAATCTTTTCTCCGTATTAAAAGTTATTAGTAAATAACTCTAAATCCTAATCCTCCTCTTATGTTACTTCCTTTAGTATCATATCCGGCATTAAATGTAACTCCGAATCTAGTGTTATCTACACCAATATTCAGGTCAAATTTTCCGCTTCCTCTTCTGTCTTCTTTTTCTCCTCTGATTCCGAACCAGTCTGCATCTGTATATCTTACTCTTGCTTTATTTTTACCATCCGCAACTCTTCCTAATTCGTTTTCATAGGCTGCTGATAATCCAACAGATAATTGTGTTCTTACTGCCAACGGCTGAACATATTTGAATTCAACTCCAACTTCTGGTTTTACTGAGAAGTAGTCATTTCCTTCAATTTCCAATCTAATTTCTCCATTATCTTCTTTTATGCTGTTAAATCTTCCATATTCCATTTTTAATGCACCGTATGGTCTCAAATGAGTTCTTTCAGACATTCTGATATCATATCCTAAATCTGTTTTTAATGCCACACCGTAAGAAGTGTAGTCTCCTTTAGCATTAAATACATCATCAACAACTAAGAATTTACGTTTCATTTCATTTTTACTTATAAATGCATCTCCTGCAATTGTCCATCTCAATGATCCATTGTGGTCTGATGCTGGTGACATTGTTTTAAAGATTCCTGCTTTTAACNNNNNNNNNNNNNNNNNNNNNNNNNNNNNNNNNNNNNNNNNNNNNNNNNNNNNNNNNNNNNNNNNNN encodes:
- a CDS encoding autotransporter outer membrane beta-barrel domain-containing protein, which translates into the protein LKAGIFKTMSPASDHNGSLRWTIAGDAFISKNEMKRKFLVVDDVFNAKGDYTSYGVALKTDLGYDIRMSERTHLRPYGALKMEYGRFNSIKEDNGEIRLEIEGNDYFSVKPEVGVEFKYVQPLAVRTQLSVGLSAAYENELGRVADGKNKARVRYTDADWFGIRGEKEDRRGSGKFDLNIGVDNTRFGVTFNAGYDTKGSNIRGGLGFRVIY